CTGATGTGGCCTGCTGCTAAGGCAGTGTCTTTCTAAGCATACTGCCTGATGCTCTGTGTGGTAGGGAGTCTTTCCATTTTGGCTGGTGGGAGCATGAACTATTATGTGAATTCTGGAGATTGCTCTTTCTATTCCTTTCTGGTGGTTCTTTCCCTGACCTGGGGTAGTTTCCTTAGATGTATTTACAGATTAATATGCAGCCAGAGTCTTAAGGGGACCCCATCTAGATGCCCAGAGATCTCTGCCTGGGCATCTGCCTCTTCTCTGGTATTTTGCTGTCAAATTCTAGCAGCCTTGGCATTCCTGAACTCGGTCTCCTTGAATCAGCAAAACCACTGAAGACTGGATTTCCACACACTGCCCTGCAGCCCAGAAACCCTTTCCAGGCAGTGAGCTGGGGCAGTCATAGGGCTGTTGCTTTGGAAGGAAAGATCCCTTTTGGATTAATATATTGGCTTTATAAATTAAGactatttgggggcttccctggtggcgcagtggttgagagtccgcctgccgatgcaggggatatgggttcgttccccggttcgggaagatcccacatgccgcggagcggctgggcccgtgagccgtggccgctgagcctgcgcatccagagcctgtgctccgcaacgggagaggccacaacagtgagaggcccgcgtactgccaaaaaaaaaaaaaaagaaaaaagaatatgtgggaaaatattaaaaactaatgCTTTTGGGCAGGCCTGAGTTTTGTCAGCCATCCTACAGCTTCCTGGTCCTCTGTGTAACTAGTTTGTTTTCCCCAGTACTACTTGAGGGtgtttatgttttgctttgttttgtttttatcaacaGGAGGAGAAGGCAAGATTGAGATTAATCAGAAGCTAAGGCTAGAATCTATGGGACTTGAAGAGCTTGCCCTAGAAAAATACTCCATTGCTGTGCCCCTTGTCTATTACCCAGAAAAATCCTCTGAGCATGGAGTTGGAAACCTTGAAAGGAAAATGTCAGGTAGAACTGCTTGCAAGAAAAGTTTCATAAGCCTTTTAGTTACCATTGAAAACCACACCCCTTTGATAGAACTATCTCAGTGTTTAGGAACCAGAGCACTTTCTGAAATTCTTGAATTTCCTGGGGAAGAAGCCAAAAATTCATACAAGTGTCCTGAATGTGACCAAAGCTTCAGTGATAGCTCATACCCTGTTTTGCATCAGAAAACGCATTCAGGAGAGAAAAAGTATAAATGTGGTGACTGGgagaagattttcaatcacagagCCAACTTGAGAACACACCGGCGAATCCACACCGGCGAGAAACCGTTTAAATGTGCCGAGTGCGGCGGCAGCTTCCGCCAGCACTCACATCTGTCTCGGCACATGAATATCCATGTAAAGGAGAAACCCTACACCTGTGGCATATGTGGAAGAGGTTTCATGTGGCTCCCAGGATTGGCACAGCATCAGAAAACCCACACTGCCAAAAAAGCCTGTGGTAAATATTTTGGTCAGAAAACAAATCTGGCTTTGCCTGAGAAAAGGCACGGGTCAGCCAGCCGGCACCCATGCAGTCTGAGCAGGAAATGCTTTGGGCAGCCCTCGCACTTGGCCCTCCCCGAGTGGGGCCACGAGGACAACCCTGAACACTGCAGCGACTGCGGGGAAAATTTGCTTTCATTCTCAAAATTCGAACCCTTAAAGCGTCCTGAGTGTTCACTGACCTTTCTTCGTATCTCTGAGCTTATCTCCCATCAAAGCATTCACAGAGGGGAAAAGCCCCATAAATGCAAACCCTGTGCAGAATGTTTTATTTTGGACTCAAAGCTTGCATGCCACCAGAAGAACCACACAGGAGAACCTTTTAAATGTACCATGTGTGGGAAAAGTTTCAGGTTGAAAACACATCTCATTGTCCATCAGCAAATCCATGCGCAAAACACCACGTAAATATAGCAAGTTTTCATTAATGCTTGTGCTTCTCAGTATTTATACTGAAAACTGGGGCACAATTACCctttatgtgccaggtactgtgctaagcactttacacacattccatgtaatatatcatttaattttcaccacAACCTTGATTTAGGCACCatgatttctgttttataatcGAGGAAGTATAGTcagtgtcacagctactgaacaAAGCCAGAATTCTAACTCAGTAGCTCAGTTACTATCcagattccatttgtatgagCCGGAGAAAGATACagaacttataaaaaaaaaattcagttttcacTAAAATGAAGGTTATTGCTAgagttcttttaattttgtttacatgatttttaagtaagttttagaaggcaaatttatttatttgctagtTCTGCAGATCTAGGATCTAGGAAAGTAAGtacctttatatatattttatacttttttttttttttttttgctgtaacaATCAGAATGTAATGTTTGTATGAGATTATTGTTTTACATATGAATTTCTGGAGGGGTTTGGaagcttttttccttccatgtgAAGTGTTCCCAAATGGGTTGGACTAGTTAGTGT
This genomic stretch from Globicephala melas chromosome 15, mGloMel1.2, whole genome shotgun sequence harbors:
- the ZNF597 gene encoding LOW QUALITY PROTEIN: zinc finger protein 597 (The sequence of the model RefSeq protein was modified relative to this genomic sequence to represent the inferred CDS: inserted 1 base in 1 codon), with product MASTLSTSGAQGPVLFEDLAVYFSQEECVSQHPVQRSRSRDXAMECLEDMALMGGEGKIEINQKLRLESMGLEELALEKYSIAVPLVYYPEKSSEHGVGNLERKMSGRTACKKSFISLLVTIENHTPLIELSQCLGTRALSEILEFPGEEAKNSYKCPECDQSFSDSSYPVLHQKTHSGEKKYKCGDWEKIFNHRANLRTHRRIHTGEKPFKCAECGGSFRQHSHLSRHMNIHVKEKPYTCGICGRGFMWLPGLAQHQKTHTAKKACGKYFGQKTNLALPEKRHGSASRHPCSLSRKCFGQPSHLALPEWGHEDNPEHCSDCGENLLSFSKFEPLKRPECSLTFLRISELISHQSIHRGEKPHKCKPCAECFILDSKLACHQKNHTGEPFKCTMCGKSFRLKTHLIVHQQIHAQNTT